In one window of Ovis aries strain OAR_USU_Benz2616 breed Rambouillet chromosome 5, ARS-UI_Ramb_v3.0, whole genome shotgun sequence DNA:
- the RNF14 gene encoding E3 ubiquitin-protein ligase RNF14 isoform X3, translated as MSSEDREAQEDELLALASIYDGDEFRKAESVQGGETRIHLDLPQNFKIFVSGNSNECLQNSGFEYTICFLPPLVLNFELPPDYPSSSPPSFTLSGKWLSPTQLSALCKHLDNLWEEHRGSVVLFAWMQFLKEETLAYLNIVSPFELTMGSQKKVQRRMAQASSNTEIDFGGATGSDIDQEEVVDERAVQDVESLSSLIQEILDFDQAQQIKCFNSKLFLCNICFCEKLGSECMYFLECRHVYCKACLKDYFEIQIRDGQVQCLNCPEPKCPSVATPGQVKELVEAELFARYDRLLLQSTLDLMADVVYCPRPSCQLPVMQEPGCTMGICSSCNFAFCTLCRLTYHGVSPCKVTAEKLMDLRNEYLQADEANKRFLEQRYGKRVIQKALEEMESKEWLEKNSKSCPCCGTPIEP; from the exons ATGTCGTCAGAAGACCGAGAAGCTCAGGAGGATGAATTGCTGGCCCTGGCAAGTATTTATGATGGAGAtgaatttagaaaagcagagTCTGTCCAAGGTGGAGAAACCAGGATCCATTTGGACTTACCACAGAATTTCAAGATATTTGTGAGCG GCAATTCAAATGAGTGTCTCCAGAATAGTGGCTTTGAATACACCATTTGCTTTCTGCCTCCACTTGTGCTGAACTTTGAACTGCCACCAGATTATCCATCCTCCTCCCCACCTTCATTCACACTTAGTGGCAAATGGCTGTCACCAACTCAG CTATCTGCTCTCTGCAAGCACTTAGACAACCTGTGGGAAGAACACCGTGGCAGCGTGGTCCTGTTTGCCTGGATGCAGTTTCTTAAGGAAGAGACCTTAGCGTACCTGAATATTGTCTCTCCTTTTGAACTCACGATGGGTTCTCAGAAAAAGGTTCAGAGAAGGATGGCTCAAGCTTCTTCCAACACAGAGATAGATTTTGGAGGAGCCACTGGATCTGACATAGACCAAGAGGAAGTTGTGGACGAGAGAGCCGTGCAGGATGTGGAATCATTGTCAAGTCTGATCCAGGAAATCTTGGACTTTGATCAAGCTCAGCAGATAAAATGCTTTAATAGTAAATTGTTCCTGTGCAATATCTGTTTCTGTGAGAAACTGGGTAGTGAGTGCATGTACTTCTTGGAATGCAGGCATGTGTACTGCAAAGCCTGTCTCAAGGACTACTTTGAAATCCAGATCAGAGATGGCCAAGTTCAATGCCTCAACTGCCCAGAACCCAAGTGCCCTTCAGTGGCCACTCCTGGTCAG GTCAAAGAGCTAGTGGAAGCAGAGTTGTTTGCCCGTTATGACCGCCTTCTCCTCCAGTCCACCTTGGACCTGATGGCCGATGTGGTGTACTGCCCCCGCCCATCCTGCCagctgcctgtgatgcaggagccTGGCTGTACCATGGGCATCTGCTCCAGCTGCAATTTCGCCTTCTGTACCCTGTGCAGACTGACCTACCACGGGGTCTCTCCGTGTAAGGTGACAGCAG AGAAATTAATGGACTTACGAAATGAGTACCTACAAGCAGATGAGGCCAATAAAAGATTTTTGGAACAGAGGTATGGTAAGAGGGTGATTCAGAAGGCACTGGAAGAGATGGAAAGTAAGGAGTGGCTAGAAAAGAACTCAAAGAGCTGCCCATGTTGTGGAACTCCCATTGAG ccttga
- the RNF14 gene encoding E3 ubiquitin-protein ligase RNF14 isoform X1 — protein MSSEDREAQEDELLALASIYDGDEFRKAESVQGGETRIHLDLPQNFKIFVSGNSNECLQNSGFEYTICFLPPLVLNFELPPDYPSSSPPSFTLSGKWLSPTQLSALCKHLDNLWEEHRGSVVLFAWMQFLKEETLAYLNIVSPFELTMGSQKKVQRRMAQASSNTEIDFGGATGSDIDQEEVVDERAVQDVESLSSLIQEILDFDQAQQIKCFNSKLFLCNICFCEKLGSECMYFLECRHVYCKACLKDYFEIQIRDGQVQCLNCPEPKCPSVATPGQVKELVEAELFARYDRLLLQSTLDLMADVVYCPRPSCQLPVMQEPGCTMGICSSCNFAFCTLCRLTYHGVSPCKVTAEKLMDLRNEYLQADEANKRFLEQRYGKRVIQKALEEMESKEWLEKNSKSCPCCGTPIEKLDGCNKMTCTGCMQYFCWICMGSLSRANPYKHFTDPASPCFNRYVFPELLLSAVFWYLICRPQAQEVLALFI, from the exons ATGTCGTCAGAAGACCGAGAAGCTCAGGAGGATGAATTGCTGGCCCTGGCAAGTATTTATGATGGAGAtgaatttagaaaagcagagTCTGTCCAAGGTGGAGAAACCAGGATCCATTTGGACTTACCACAGAATTTCAAGATATTTGTGAGCG GCAATTCAAATGAGTGTCTCCAGAATAGTGGCTTTGAATACACCATTTGCTTTCTGCCTCCACTTGTGCTGAACTTTGAACTGCCACCAGATTATCCATCCTCCTCCCCACCTTCATTCACACTTAGTGGCAAATGGCTGTCACCAACTCAG CTATCTGCTCTCTGCAAGCACTTAGACAACCTGTGGGAAGAACACCGTGGCAGCGTGGTCCTGTTTGCCTGGATGCAGTTTCTTAAGGAAGAGACCTTAGCGTACCTGAATATTGTCTCTCCTTTTGAACTCACGATGGGTTCTCAGAAAAAGGTTCAGAGAAGGATGGCTCAAGCTTCTTCCAACACAGAGATAGATTTTGGAGGAGCCACTGGATCTGACATAGACCAAGAGGAAGTTGTGGACGAGAGAGCCGTGCAGGATGTGGAATCATTGTCAAGTCTGATCCAGGAAATCTTGGACTTTGATCAAGCTCAGCAGATAAAATGCTTTAATAGTAAATTGTTCCTGTGCAATATCTGTTTCTGTGAGAAACTGGGTAGTGAGTGCATGTACTTCTTGGAATGCAGGCATGTGTACTGCAAAGCCTGTCTCAAGGACTACTTTGAAATCCAGATCAGAGATGGCCAAGTTCAATGCCTCAACTGCCCAGAACCCAAGTGCCCTTCAGTGGCCACTCCTGGTCAG GTCAAAGAGCTAGTGGAAGCAGAGTTGTTTGCCCGTTATGACCGCCTTCTCCTCCAGTCCACCTTGGACCTGATGGCCGATGTGGTGTACTGCCCCCGCCCATCCTGCCagctgcctgtgatgcaggagccTGGCTGTACCATGGGCATCTGCTCCAGCTGCAATTTCGCCTTCTGTACCCTGTGCAGACTGACCTACCACGGGGTCTCTCCGTGTAAGGTGACAGCAG AGAAATTAATGGACTTACGAAATGAGTACCTACAAGCAGATGAGGCCAATAAAAGATTTTTGGAACAGAGGTATGGTAAGAGGGTGATTCAGAAGGCACTGGAAGAGATGGAAAGTAAGGAGTGGCTAGAAAAGAACTCAAAGAGCTGCCCATGTTGTGGAACTCCCATTGAG AAATTAGATGGATGTAACAAGATGACATGTACTGGCTGTATGCAATATTTCTGCTGGATTTGCATGGGTTCTCTTTCTAGAGCAAACCCTTATAAACATTTCACTGATCCTGCTTCCCCGTGTTTTAACCGGTATGTATTCCCAGAACTCCTACTTTCAGCAGTTTTTTGGTACTTGATTTGCAGACCACAAGCCCAGGAAGTTTTAGCTCTGTTTATTTAg
- the RNF14 gene encoding E3 ubiquitin-protein ligase RNF14 isoform X2 has translation MSSEDREAQEDELLALASIYDGDEFRKAESVQGGETRIHLDLPQNFKIFVSGNSNECLQNSGFEYTICFLPPLVLNFELPPDYPSSSPPSFTLSGKWLSPTQLSALCKHLDNLWEEHRGSVVLFAWMQFLKEETLAYLNIVSPFELTMGSQKKVQRRMAQASSNTEIDFGGATGSDIDQEEVVDERAVQDVESLSSLIQEILDFDQAQQIKCFNSKLFLCNICFCEKLGSECMYFLECRHVYCKACLKDYFEIQIRDGQVQCLNCPEPKCPSVATPGQVKELVEAELFARYDRLLLQSTLDLMADVVYCPRPSCQLPVMQEPGCTMGICSSCNFAFCTLCRLTYHGVSPCKVTAEKLMDLRNEYLQADEANKRFLEQRYGKRVIQKALEEMESKEWLEKNSKSCPCCGTPIEKLDGCNKMTCTGCMQYFCWICMGSLSRANPYKHFTDPASPCFNRLFHAVDVNGDIWEDEIED, from the exons ATGTCGTCAGAAGACCGAGAAGCTCAGGAGGATGAATTGCTGGCCCTGGCAAGTATTTATGATGGAGAtgaatttagaaaagcagagTCTGTCCAAGGTGGAGAAACCAGGATCCATTTGGACTTACCACAGAATTTCAAGATATTTGTGAGCG GCAATTCAAATGAGTGTCTCCAGAATAGTGGCTTTGAATACACCATTTGCTTTCTGCCTCCACTTGTGCTGAACTTTGAACTGCCACCAGATTATCCATCCTCCTCCCCACCTTCATTCACACTTAGTGGCAAATGGCTGTCACCAACTCAG CTATCTGCTCTCTGCAAGCACTTAGACAACCTGTGGGAAGAACACCGTGGCAGCGTGGTCCTGTTTGCCTGGATGCAGTTTCTTAAGGAAGAGACCTTAGCGTACCTGAATATTGTCTCTCCTTTTGAACTCACGATGGGTTCTCAGAAAAAGGTTCAGAGAAGGATGGCTCAAGCTTCTTCCAACACAGAGATAGATTTTGGAGGAGCCACTGGATCTGACATAGACCAAGAGGAAGTTGTGGACGAGAGAGCCGTGCAGGATGTGGAATCATTGTCAAGTCTGATCCAGGAAATCTTGGACTTTGATCAAGCTCAGCAGATAAAATGCTTTAATAGTAAATTGTTCCTGTGCAATATCTGTTTCTGTGAGAAACTGGGTAGTGAGTGCATGTACTTCTTGGAATGCAGGCATGTGTACTGCAAAGCCTGTCTCAAGGACTACTTTGAAATCCAGATCAGAGATGGCCAAGTTCAATGCCTCAACTGCCCAGAACCCAAGTGCCCTTCAGTGGCCACTCCTGGTCAG GTCAAAGAGCTAGTGGAAGCAGAGTTGTTTGCCCGTTATGACCGCCTTCTCCTCCAGTCCACCTTGGACCTGATGGCCGATGTGGTGTACTGCCCCCGCCCATCCTGCCagctgcctgtgatgcaggagccTGGCTGTACCATGGGCATCTGCTCCAGCTGCAATTTCGCCTTCTGTACCCTGTGCAGACTGACCTACCACGGGGTCTCTCCGTGTAAGGTGACAGCAG AGAAATTAATGGACTTACGAAATGAGTACCTACAAGCAGATGAGGCCAATAAAAGATTTTTGGAACAGAGGTATGGTAAGAGGGTGATTCAGAAGGCACTGGAAGAGATGGAAAGTAAGGAGTGGCTAGAAAAGAACTCAAAGAGCTGCCCATGTTGTGGAACTCCCATTGAG AAATTAGATGGATGTAACAAGATGACATGTACTGGCTGTATGCAATATTTCTGCTGGATTTGCATGGGTTCTCTTTCTAGAGCAAACCCTTATAAACATTTCACTGATCCTGCTTCCCCGTGTTTTAACCG GTTGTTCCATGCTGTGGATGTTAATGGAGATATTTGGGAAGATGAGATTGAAGACTAG